In the Helianthus annuus cultivar XRQ/B chromosome 11, HanXRQr2.0-SUNRISE, whole genome shotgun sequence genome, one interval contains:
- the LOC110891532 gene encoding desiccation-related protein PCC13-62 codes for MAATSVGSLMVITCMSILLLAPAASKLPKPDIHLLEFPLNLEYLEAEFYLYGSMGMGMDQIQPNLTGGGPPPVGVRRANLSPLVRDIIAQFGYQEVGHVRAIKSTVAGFARPLMNLSAASFANVMNNAFGRPLHPPFDPYANDINYLIASYVIPYVGLTGYVGSAPLLQTPTAKKLVAGLLGIESGQDAVLRTLLYQRAKERVIPYGVTVGEVTDRISELRNKLGDAGLKDEGLTILDIGGKIRGNILSATNTYSLSYARTPEEVLRIVYQTGKEQLPGGFFPYGANGTIARQYLKSPKI; via the exons ATGGCAGCAACATCCGTTGGCAGCCTGATGGTAATTACATGCATGAGCATCCTCCTTTTGGCACCTGCAGCATCCAAACTACCTAAGCCTGACATACATCTTTTAGAGTTTCCTTTGAACTTAGAGTACTTGGAAGCTGAGTTCTACTTATATGGATCCATGGGTATGGGTATGGATCAGATCCAACCCAATCTTACTGGAGGCGGACCGCCACCCGTGGGTGTAAGGAGGGCTAATCTTAGTCCTCTAGTCCGAGATATAATTGCTCAATTCGGTTACCAAGAAGTTGGCCATGTCAG AGCAATAAAAAGCACAGTGGCTGGATTTGCTAGGCCGCTGATGAATCTAAGTGCAGCGTCATTTGCAAATGTTATGAACAATGCATTCGGAAGGCCCTTACATCCACCCTTCGATCCCTATGCCAACGATATAAATTATCTGATTGCGTCCTACGTCATCCCTTATGTTGGCCTCACAGGTTATGTTGGTTCAGCTCCACTGCTCCAAACTCCTACTGCAAAAAAG CTTGTAGCCGGTCTTTTGGGAATAGAATCAGGGCAAGACGCGGTTCTTAGAACTCTTCTTTACCAACGGGCAAAAGAAAGGGTGATTCCATATGGTGTGACAGTAGGTGAAGTTACCGACAGGATTTCAGAGCTACGAAACAAGTTAGGTGACGCTGGCCTAAAAGATGAAGGACTCACCATCTTAGACATAGGAGGGAAGATAAGAGGAAACATTTTGTCTGCTACTAATACATACTCACTGTCATATGCTCGAACACCAGAGGAAGTATTGCGTATCGTGTATCAAACTGGAAAAGAACAACTTCCTGGAGGTTTTTTTCCTTACGGCGCTAATGGGACAATTGCTAGACAATATCTCAAGTCACCCAAAATCTga